In the Kitasatospora terrestris genome, one interval contains:
- a CDS encoding cold-shock protein, which translates to MAQGTVKWFNGEKGFGFIAPDEGGADVFVHFSAVVGSGYRNLEENQRVEFEIQQGQRGPQAVEVKPL; encoded by the coding sequence ATGGCGCAAGGAACTGTGAAGTGGTTCAACGGCGAAAAGGGCTTCGGCTTCATCGCGCCGGACGAGGGCGGCGCCGACGTGTTCGTCCACTTCTCCGCGGTCGTCGGCTCCGGGTACCGGAACCTGGAGGAGAACCAGCGGGTCGAGTTCGAGATCCAGCAGGGCCAGCGCGGACCGCAGGCGGTCGAGGTCAAGCCGCTGTAG
- a CDS encoding glyoxalase — MATTAAPTASDASLASVTLDVDDLETARRFYREFGVDAYVRLRASEAPSTGFRGFTLALTVSGPATVDGFVAAAVAGGATVLKPAAKSLWGYGGVVQAPDGTIWKIATSAKKDTGPATREIDEVVLLLGVEDVKATRQFYVGRGLAVAKSFGGKYTEFATGGGPVKLALYKRRALAKDLGVPADGTGSHRIALGSGADAFTDPDGFAWETAAPPVTAQA; from the coding sequence ATGGCTACCACTGCTGCTCCCACTGCATCCGACGCGTCCCTCGCCTCCGTCACCCTCGACGTGGACGACCTGGAGACCGCCCGCCGCTTCTACCGCGAGTTCGGCGTGGACGCGTACGTCCGCCTGCGGGCGTCCGAGGCGCCTTCCACCGGATTCCGCGGCTTCACCCTGGCGCTCACGGTGTCCGGGCCGGCCACGGTCGACGGCTTCGTCGCCGCCGCGGTCGCCGGCGGCGCCACGGTCCTGAAGCCCGCCGCGAAGTCGCTGTGGGGCTACGGCGGCGTCGTCCAGGCCCCGGACGGGACGATCTGGAAGATCGCGACCTCGGCGAAGAAGGACACCGGCCCCGCCACCCGCGAGATCGACGAGGTGGTCCTGCTGCTCGGCGTCGAGGACGTGAAGGCCACCCGGCAGTTCTACGTCGGGCGCGGCCTCGCCGTGGCCAAGAGCTTCGGCGGCAAGTACACCGAGTTCGCCACCGGCGGCGGCCCCGTCAAGCTCGCCCTCTACAAGCGGCGCGCCCTCGCCAAGGACCTCGGCGTCCCCGCCGACGGCACCGGCTCGCACCGGATCGCCCTCGGCAGCGGCGCCGACGCCTTCACCGACCCCGACGGGTTCGCCTGGGAGACCGCCGCCCCGCCCGTCACGGCCCAGGCCTGA